One window of Trichoderma breve strain T069 chromosome 3, whole genome shotgun sequence genomic DNA carries:
- a CDS encoding taurine catabolism dioxygenase tauD, tfdA family domain-containing protein: MVPILDAPDLSCAQEPGHVRSVCEKLRQKGILKVSLGFADRKSRYLEQLLRSLHQNHGHQLPIAHSATRGWFWDVLPSSTSFQTANCQARSETMEDFPWHTDCSYEDPPPRYFALQVLQPDRCGGGTLSVMNVERLSELLSSAARESLARPEFLIRTPPEFVKHPDHQHIVGSILMADDEGRLTMMRFREDLLTPLNERAAVALKELKQALQGAEARSHSTLHLTAKALPERSIILIDNRRWLHARNHVKDPERHLRRVRWDAVPFTVC; this comes from the coding sequence ATGGTCCCGATCCTGGACGCACCAGATCTTAGCTGCGCCCAGGAACCTGGTCACGTCCGCAGTGTGTGTGAGAAGCTCCGCCAGAAGGGCATCCTCAAGGTCAGCCTGGGCTTTGCAGACCGCAAGAGCCGATATCTCGAGCAGCTGCTCCGGAGCCTGCATCAGAACCACGGTCACCAGCTCCCCATTGCTCACAGCGCCACCCGCGGCTGGTTCTGGGACGTTCTCCCCTCTTCGACCAGCTTCCAAACGGCCAACTGCCAAGCTCGCTCAGAGACAATGGAAGACTTCCCCTGGCACACGGACTGCAGCTACGAGGATCCTCCACCACGCTACTTTGCCCTGCAGGTGCTCCAGCCTGATCGCTGCGGTGGCGGAACGCTCTCTGTGATGAACGTGGAGCGCCTTAGCGAACTGCTCTCATCCGCTGCCAGGGAGTCTCTCGCCAGGCCAGAGTTCCTCATCCGGACGCCACCGGAATTTGTCAAGCATCCCGACCACCAGCACATCGTGGGGAGCATCCTAatggccgacgacgagggcCGGCTCACCATGATGCGCTTCCGGGAAGATCTCCTGACACCCCTGAACGAGCGAGCGGCTGTCGCTCTCAAAGAGCTGAAACAAGCTCTGCAGGGCGCCGAAGCGAGAAGCCACTCGACCTTGCACCTTACTGCAAAGGCTCTTCCAGAGCGGTCCATCATACTCATCGATAACAGGCGGTGGCTGCACGCGCGGAACCACGTCAAGGATCCGGAGCGGCACCTACGTCGGGTGAGGTGGGACGCCGTGCCCTTTACGGTTTGCTAG
- a CDS encoding fungal zn(2)-Cys(6) binuclear cluster domain-containing protein, producing MASSFAPLSVEPQSLVLTAKPRGRRSRGCITCRQRKVKCDEKLPHCLRCLNSSRECLGYGNPQVFINQVLATTPSAKTEKKDMKVVTKFSTTGVKFPLTASPDVGGQDVVISHLINKFPIDFAWRLPPGAKGSPLSAVFTNLSRRSTAYVSGICLAQAFYARAHKRHDLMAHATVLYSCSLQHLRQDLQVLDKSTSAASMYSNLWSSFLLCLYEIVSGVSSAGWLEHCHGITALIQMLGPHAFQELGANLMLETYRGLIIVNFLVKRKRCFLEAPDWKTVPWTIKRKSLGSQLQDLFCDVPGLMEEVDEIMQRSALGHETGSMEESLREKVSILMEQTWKLRWQWEAANANACNEEASTEYGSNSSRDRGPSPFPTVFHFQSMDRAIDIAFFNTIQLLLDTLLDPLGPGTRPFLSPSQPPMGPFTNPLLLPGQGSREDHALEICRIVDFMSHCKHDSLGMFMLMFPLYVARSCLVQRPDVSAWITSILSTLVREKGFHIGGHLSKEE from the exons atggcttcttcgttcGCTCCACTCTCTGTCGAGCCTCAATCGCTAGTCTTGACAGCTAAGCCGCGCGGGCGTCGCAGCAGAGGCTGTATTACCTGCCGACAACGAAAGGTGAAATGCG ACGAGAAGCTTCCCCACTGTCTTCGATGTCTAAATAGTTCGCGCGAGTGCCTGGGATACGGGAACCCCCAGGTCTTCATCAATCAAGTGCTAGCTACAACACCGTCCGCGAAGACGGAGAAAAAGGACATGAAAGTAGTTACTAAATTCTCCACCACTGGTGTAAAATTCCCCTTGACGGCATCTCCTGATGTCGGAGGGCAAGACGTCGTCATTTCTCATCTGATAAACAAGTTCCCCATCGACTTTGCATGGAGGCTTCCACCAGGAGCAAAAGGCTCGCCCTTGTCTGCAGTATTCACGAACTTAAGCAGACGCTCGACCGCCTACGTCTCTGGAATATGTCTAGCCCAGGCGTTTTATGCTCGGGCCCACAAACGGCATGATCTCATGGCACATGCAACGGTCCTGTATAGCTGCTCGTTACAGCATCTCCGCCAAGACCTACAGGTATTAGACAAGAGTACATCTGCAGCATCCATGTACTCGAACTTGTGGAGttcatttcttctctgcctttaCGAGATCGTATCTGGGGTTAGCTCGGCCGGGTGGCTAGAGCACTGTCATGGCATCACCGCTCTT ATTCAGATGCTGGGGCCTCATGCCTTCCAAGAGCTAGGCGCAAATCTCATGTTGGAGACGTACAGAGGCTTAATT ATTGTGAATTTTCTCGTGAAACGAAAGCGCTGCTTTCTCGAGGCTCCTGATTGGAAGACAGTCCCCTGGACCATCAAGAGGAAGTCACTAGGTTCCCAGCTCCAGGATCTTTTCTGTGACGTCCCGGGGCTTATGGAGGAGGTGGATGAGATAATGCAACGGTCAGCACTGGGTCATGAGACTGGCAGCATGGAAGAGAGCCTACGCGAGAAGGTGTCAATCCTGATGGAGCAAACATGGAAGCTCCGTTGGCAGTGGGAGGCTGCAAACGCTAATGCATGCAATGAGGAAGCATCCACAGAATATGGCTCGAACTCGTCAAGAGACCGGGGACCCTCACCCTTCCCAACTGTTTTTCACTTTCAGAGCATGGACCGAGCCATTGACATTGCTTTTTTCAATACCATTCAACTGCTTCTCGACACCCTGTTGGATCCCCTGGGGCCTGGAACAAGGCCGTTTTTGAGCCCATCGCAACCACCCATGGGACCTTTTACAAAccctttgcttcttccaggTCAAGGGAGCAGAGAGGATCATGCTCTTGAAATCTGCCGAATCGTCGATTTTATGTCTCATTGCAAACATGATAGTTTGGGCATGTTTATGCTCATGTTTCCTTTGTATGTGGCACGCTCGTGTTTGGTTCAGCGTCCAGATGTTAGCGCTTGGATAACGAGTATTTTGAGTACATTGGTTCGCGAGAAGGGATTTCATATTGGAGGACATTTGTCGAAAGAGGAGTAA
- a CDS encoding NAD(P)H-binding domain-containing protein codes for MSVVAVAGGTGNVGRTIVETLTQSSKHKVIVLARKVQTVVENVPTFAVDYTDVDATAKLLKQHKVEAVISAIQVTDETSSAAEISLIKAAEQSSTVSRFIASGWGSLPSEASPTSAFSQASNNTLRSTMLEWTRFSVGLFLDYYGMPAIKTHLPPMSFAVDMNSKKAALPGTGNEPFAFIYSYDMAKFVSAFLDVPKWEEITYIYGEKTTWNEFIKVASEVTGSEFEVSYDPIEKLAKGEVTELPSHEEELAKSPFPEPLARQLLAVLGYWVVGGQFDIPADKALNKSFPSIKPMGVREMLLARQSS; via the exons ATGTCTGTCGTCGCTGTGGCTGGCGGTACCGGCAATGTTGGCCGAACCATCGTGGAGACTCTCACACAGTCATCCAAGCACAAAGTCATCGTCCTGGCACGCAAG GTCCAGACGGTCGTTGAGAATGTGCCCACTTTCGCCGTTGACTATACCGATGTCGATGCAACCGCCAAACTCTTGAAGCAGCACAAGGTGGAGGCAGTCATTTCTGCCATCCAAGTGACTGACGAGACCTCCTCTGCTGCCGAGATTAGCCTCATCAAAGCCGCAGAGCAGTCATCGACCGTCTCTCGATTCATTGCCAGCGGCTGGGGATCACTCCCAAGCGAGGC GTCTCCTACGTCAGCTTTCTCGCAGGCTTCAAACAATACTCTACGCAGCACCATGCTTGAATGGACGAGATTCTCTGTTGGCCTCTTCTTGGACTACTATGGAATGCCTGCCATCAAAACGCACCTGCCCCCCATGTCGTTTGCTGTCGACATGAACAGCAAAAAGGCGGCTCTTCCAGGAACAGGAAATGAGCCGTTTGCCTTTATTTACTCTTACGATATGGCCAAATTTGTTTCTGCATTTTTGGATGTACCGAAGTGGGAGGAGATTACGTACATCTACGGAGAGAAAACAACCTGGAATGAGTTTATCAAGGTGGCCTCGGAGGTGACAG GTTCTGAATTTGAAGTATCGTATGACCCCATTGAAAAATTGGCAAAGGGTGAAGTCACTGAACTTCCTTCGcacgaagaagagctggccaAGTCTCCTTTTCCAGAGCCTCTTGCTCGCCAACTGTTGGCCGTTCTCGGCTACTGGGTCGTTGGGGGACAGTTTGACATACCTGCTGATAAGGCACTCAACAAAAGTTTCCCGTCAATCAAGCCCATGGGGGTTCGAGAGATGCTCCTTGCTAGACAGAGTTCCTAG
- a CDS encoding fungal specific transcription factor domain-containing protein, producing MDGGEKQMQMTQAIRAQVKQGTSTRRGNEATIRVFSLHDGQHQQTETTLTRRETSQDNSSVDQTSSGSPASASTHVVSQEDTNEFLTTLYLDTVLPALFPLYEPATLSGGRCWVQTQLKSNKAIYHSALSLSAHYFTLLLAKDANHTLRTPCEQHVWDTLAMHMDAAIHVIKQDMDRYHKESSQSDVFCKLNVLGGVTQYLIFATAMPQDAGWKMHLSAALTLLDEVFQSHGTENGEYYLEEVLQAMLKPSIFEGIQLGFHVWNKDQAAFQFYTSFLLYVDIMASIQLGQPPRFQHHHRGLMAGCKVPTALDGQPRPVLEIESYVGCPGWILTILGEICTMEIAKHFAQREGVEFMTDAKAENHELMKRMRRGMTEVDATIQSEFLTTQLDTIRLGEQHQKTQAKKLALITKAWLHATMIYLSVVIDGWHPGNPFNRGNVNSILNILDILSPNLSIRSLMWPVCVCGFLATQEQEHIFRDLVSSLGPLQALGPARQAIRLMEKVWELRHQVDEETWGIHDCFQLSGSDVLFI from the coding sequence atggatggaggcgaaaaacagatgcagatgacGCAGGCCATCAGGGCCCAAGTGAAGCAAGGAACCTCGACTCGTCGTGGCAACGAGGCCACCATTCGGGTCTTTTCACTTCATGatggccagcatcaacagACTGAAACCACACTGACGAGGCGCGAGACATCACAAGACAACTCCAGTGTAGATCAGACAAGCTCTGGCTCTCCTGCGTCTGCGTCTACGCATGTGGTATCTCAGGAAGATACGAATGAGTTTCTCACCACCCTGTATCTCGATACTGTCTTGCCGGCTCTGTTCCCTCTGTACGAACCGGCGACTCTGTCCGGCGGTCGCTGCTGGGTACAGACGCAGTTAAAGTCAAACAAGGCAATCTATCACAGTGCGCTCAGTCTCAGCGCCCATTACTTCACCCTGTTGCTAGCCAAAGATGCGAACCACACTCTCCGCACTCCTTGCGAACAGCACGTGTGGGACACTTTGGCGATGCACATGGACGCGGCGATCCACGTCATCAAGCAAGACATGGATCGGTACCATAAAGAGAGTAGCCAATCGGATGTATTCTGCAAGCTCAATGTCCTGGGCGGCGTTACGCAGTACTTGATCTTTGCCACAGCGATGCCCCAGGATGCAGGTTGGAAGATGCATTTGTCCGCGGCCTTGACATTGCTGGATGAAGTGTTTCAATCACATGGAACGGAGAATGGAGAATACTACCTAGAAGAAGTTTTGCAAGCGATGCTTAAGCCTTCGATATTCGAAGGCATCCAGCTCGGCTTCCATGTATGGAACAAAGACCAAGCTGCCTTTCAGTTTTACACCTCGTTTCTGCTATACGTTGATATCATGGCTAGCATTCAGTTGGGACAGCCCCCTCGGTTTCAGCACCACCACAGGGGTTTGATGGCTGGCTGTAAAGTGCCCACGGCTCTGGATGGCCAGCCTCGACCGGTTCTCGAAATAGAGTCTTACGTTGGCTGCCCAGGGTGGATTCTTACTATTCTCGGCGAGATCTGTACAATGGAAATTGCAAAGCATTTCGCTCAGCGTGAAGGTGTGGAATTTATGACGGATGCCAAAGCAGAGAATCAtgaattgatgaagagaatgcGACGAGGCATGACGGAAGTTGATGCCACCATCCAGTCAGAGTTTCTTACAACGCAGTTAGACACTATAAGACTGGGTGAGCAGCATCAAAAAACACAGGCTAAGAAACTCGCACTCATAACGAAAGCTTGGCTGCATGCAACCATGATTTATCTGTCAGTGGTCATTGATGGCTGGCACCCAGGCAATCCCTTTAATCGCGGCAATGTGAACTCCATCTTGAACATCCTGGATATACTCTCGCCAAACCTTTCAATACGCAGCCTCATGTGGCCGGTTTGCGTATGCGGTTTCTTGGCTACACAGGAGCAAGAACATATCTTTCGGGATTTAGTATCTTCTTTGGGGCCATTACAAGCCCTTGGGCCCGCAAGACAGGCCATACGGCTGATGGAAAAGGTATGGGAGCTTCGCCATCAAGTAGATGAAGAGACGTGGGGAATACACGACTGCTTCCAGCTATCTGGATCCGATGTACTCTTCATTTAA